The following coding sequences are from one Zalophus californianus isolate mZalCal1 chromosome 5, mZalCal1.pri.v2, whole genome shotgun sequence window:
- the LOC113928786 gene encoding Parkinson disease protein 7 homolog — protein MASKRALVILAKGAEEMETVIPVDVMRRAGIKVTIAGLAGKDPVQCSRDVVICPDASLEDAKKEGPYDVVVLPGGNLGAQNLSESAAVKEILKEQEKRKGLIAAICAGPTALLAHEIGFGSKVTTHPLAKDKMMNGSHYSYSENRVERDGLILTSRGPGTSFEFALAIVEALNGKNVADQVKAPLVLKD, from the coding sequence atgGCTTCGAAAAGAGCTCTGGTCATCCTGGCCAAAGGAGCAGAGGAGATGGAGACAGTCATCCCCGTAGATGTCATGAGGCGAGCTGGAATTAAAGTCACCATTGCGGGTCTGGCTGGGAAAGACCCAGTACAGTGTAGCCGAGACGTCGTCATTTGTCCTGATGCCAGTCTGGAAGATGCAAAAAAAGAGGGACCTTATGACGTAGTGGTTCTGCCGGGAGGCAATCTGGGTGCGCAGAATTTATCTGAGTCTGCTGCTGTGAAGGAGATactgaaagaacaagaaaaaaggaagggccTCATAGCTGCCATCTGTGCAGGTCCTACGGCTCTTTTGGCTCATGAAATAGGTTTTGGAAGCAAAGTTACAACACACCCACTTGCTAAAGACAAAATGATGAATGGAAGTCATTACAGCTACTCCGAGAACCGTGTGGAGAGAGACGGCCTGATCCTCACGAGCCGCGGGCCTGGAACCAGCTTTGAGTTCGCTCTCGCGATCGTCGAGGCACTGAACGGCAAGAACGTGGCTGACCAAGTGAAGGCCCCGCTCGTTCTTAAAGATTAG